One part of the Ziziphus jujuba cultivar Dongzao chromosome 2, ASM3175591v1 genome encodes these proteins:
- the LOC107419515 gene encoding disease resistance protein RPV1: protein MRNNFTSHLYRALQQKGIQTFIDNEELRRGEGISTSLITAIKASKISIIIFSKSYASSSWCLDELVEIFKCRESLQQVIWPIFLFVDPSDIRNHRGNFGEALAQYEQSSDKKKKEKLPEWKIALNKAANLSGWHLDNGDESQLIQRIVEATLSKLNRTFLHVAKYPAGIESHLHELASLIDAGEKDVRFIGIHGHGGIGKTTIAKASFSSFMDEFEVFSFLVDVRETSKQHFGFAQLQEVLLVDMPGDKNLKVGNINRGINIMKERLCNKRVLLILDDVDELDQLDTLAGGHKWFGLGSRIIITTRNKHLLATHGVNVIYEVRGMDHERALVLLSWNAFKREKPLENYLVLSNRVVCYADGLQLALVVLASFLCGMTEEQWKSAIHNLEKKPDKKIYEVFKISYDALQDNEKSLFLDIACFFVGEDKDYVIKVLGSSNFCPIIGIKVLTDMSLINVEYNRLGMHRLIEKVGKEIVCQESPKAGKCSRLWSPDDVFHVFLENIGTNTLEGIMLKLPEQRTPYLNAKSFLKIKRLRLRIFANVVLSGAIEYLPNELRLIDLPGYQFPTFSFNSGPKQLAVLNMPYSHIHQLDKGFKNFERLKAARELIYLSDNKFVSRLSKLSDLSLANCQRLQEIPELLGFQISIKASHCKSLVETPWEIMAKIISNDTRFFRDSKIEATLPGSDIPYWFSHKPATETVTFKVPSVE from the exons ATGCGGAACAATTTCACAAGCCATCTTTATAGAGCCTTGCAGCAAAAAGGAATTCAAACTTTCATTGACAATGAAGAGCTGAGGAGGGGAGAAGGAATTTCAACCTCACTTATCACGGCCATCAAAGCATCAAAGATATCAATCATCATCTTCTCCAAAAGCTATGCATCTTCGTCgtggtgtttggatgaactaGTGGAGATCTTTAAATGTCGAGAATCACTTCAACAAGTGATTTggccaatatttttatttgtggatCCTTCTGACATAAGAAATCACAGGGGCAATTTTGGAGAAGCGTTAGCTCAATATGAACAAAGTTCcgataagaagaagaaagaaaagctgccCGAGTGGAAGATTGCTTTGAATAAAGCTGCCAATTTATCCGGATGGCATTTAGACAATGG AGATGAATCTCAATTGATCCAAAGAATTGTTGAAGCCACACTGAGCAAATTGAATCGTACATTTCTACATGTTGCCAAATACCCTGCTGGAATTGAATCCCATCTACATGAGTTGGCTTCATTAATAGATGCTGGAGAGAAGGATGTGCGATTCATAGGCATCCATGGACATGGTGGGATAGGAAAAACAACTATTGCTAAAGCTTCTTTTAGTAGTTTTATGGATGAATTTGAAGTTTTCAGCTTCCTTGTAGATGTTAGAGAAACATCCAAGCAACATTTTGGTTTTGCTCAGCTGCAAGAAGTGCTTTTGGTTGACATGCCTGGGGATAAAAATTTGAAGGTTGGGAATATTAATAGAGGTATCAACATCATGAAGGAAAGGCTTTGCAACAAACGAGTACTTCTCATTCTTGACGATGTTGATGAACTAGATCAGTTGGATACATTAGCAGGAGGCCATAAGTGGTTTGGCTTAGGAAGTAGAATCATCATAACAACCAGAAATAAACACTTGCTAGCCACTCATGGAGTTAATGTAATATATGAAGTCCGGGGAATGGATCATGAGAGAGCTCTTGTACTCTTAAGTTGGAATGCTTTTAAGAGGGAGAAACCTCTAGAAAATTACCTTGTGCTCTCAAATCGTGTTGTATGTTATGCTGATGGCCTTCAATTAGCTCTTGTAGTATTGGCTTCCTTCCTATGTGGTATGACAGAAGAACAATGGAAAAGTGCAATACATAATTTGGAAAAGAAGCCGGACAAGAAAATATATGAagtatttaaaataagttatgaTGCTTTACAGGACAATGAGAAGAGTCTTTTCCTTGATATTGCATGTTTCTTTGTTGGAGAGGACAAAGATTATGTTATTAAGGTACTTGGAAGTAGTAATTTCTGCCCGATCATTGGAATTAAAGTTCTTACAGATATGTCTCTTATAAATGTAGAGTACAATAGGCTAGGAATGCATCGATTGATAGAAAAAGTGGGTAAGGAAATTGTCTGCCAGGAATCCCCTAAAGCTGGCAAATGTAGTAGATTATGGTCTCCAGATGATGTTTTTCACGTTTTCTTAGAAAACATT GGCACAAATACGCTTGAAGGAATTATGCTGAAGTTGCCTGAACAGAGAACTCCATACTTGAATGCTAAATCattcctaaaaataaaaaggcttcGACTACGTATATTTGCTAATGTAGTCCTTTCTGGTGCCATTGAGTACCTTCCTAATGAGTTAAGGCTAATTGATTTGCCGGGATACCAGtttcccacattttccttcAATTCTGGTCCAAAACAACTTGCTGTACTCAACATGCCTTATAGCCATATCCATCAACTTGACAAAGGATTCAAG AATTTTGAAAGATTGAAGGCTGCTCGAGAGCTAATAT ATCTATCTGATAACAAGTTCGTTAGTAGGCTTTCTAAGCTTTCAGATCTTAGTTTAGCTAATTGTCAACGACTTCAGGAAATTCCAGAGCTTCTAGGATTTCAAATTAGTATAAAAGCAAGCCACTGCAAGTCATTGGTTGAGACTCCATGGGAGATAATGGCCAAGATCATTTCCAATGACACA CGATTCTTTAGGGACTCAAAAATTGAAGCTACACTTCCAGGATCTGATATTCCATACTGGTTTAGCCATAAGCCTGCAACGGAAACCGTAACCTTTAAAGTGCCTtctgttgaataa
- the LOC107419514 gene encoding disease resistance protein RPV1, with protein sequence MDHLLASSSSSSSSSSSVLVTHHDVFLSFRGEDTRKNFIGHLYKTLQQKGIQTFIDNKELRRGEEISPSLIKAIRGSKISIIFFSKNYASSSWCLDELVEILHCRESLQQLVWPLFFDVDPSVVRNHKGSFGEALAQYEESCNKKKEKLPNWKLALNQASNLSGWHLADGFAKYPVGIEDLLEELKPSIDVANKYGRFIGVYGMGHIGKTTIAKGVYNYFADKFEGSSFLDNVSETSKQHLGFVQLQETLSFDMLGDKNLKVGNIHRGINIIKERLCNKRVLLILNDVDELDQLETLAGGHEWFGFSSRIVITTRNKHLLTSHGVNGIHEVRGMDHERTLELLSRHAFKKRKKHPKAYLALSNRLVRYADGRPLALVVLGSFLCGRTEELWQSAIHNLETMPDKKLYQILTISYDALQDNEKSLFLDIACFFVGEDKYYVIKVLGSSNFCPIIRIDVLTDMSLINVDFNRRIRMPHLVEEVGKEIVCQESPEAGKRNRLWSPDDVFHIFSENTFPTLPFNSGLKQLVILNMPHNHIHQFGKGSKNFERLKVLNLSHSKFLRKIPDLSTAPNLESLHVDHCTSLTDIHESVGFLTKLVILDAQHCSNLSTVPSNLSHLSACGNLVHIPSSIYKLVFLDVLDLNYCTSLYEFPNHVQEIDGDFVLSMSKLQNCNIPKEDFLVTPFSFPLLQHLVLSGNKFATLPSAHKLWKFSDLSLANCILLREIPELPERQINLKAGDYESLVETVWNMMTKIIPNDMGFLRDSEIEVTLPGPKIPDWFSHSL encoded by the exons GCAATTAGAGGGTCAAAGATatccatcatcttcttctccaaAAACTATGCATCTTCTtcatggtgtttggatgaactgGTTGAGATCCTTCATTGTCGAGAATCACTTCAACAATTGGTTTGGCCACTCTTTTTTGACGTGGATCCTTCTGTTGTAAGAAATCACAAAGGCAGTTTTGGAGAAGCATTAGCTCAATATGAAGAAAGTTGCaacaaaaagaaggaaaagctaCCAAACTGGAAGCTTGCTCTGAACCAAGCTTCCAATTTATCTGGATGGCATTTAGCCGATGG ATTTGCCAAATATCCAGTTGGAATTGAGGACCTTTTAGAGGAGTTGAAACCATCAATAGATGTTGCAAACAAATATGGAAGGTTCATAGGGGTGTATGGAATGGGTCATATTGGAAAGACCACCATCGCTAAAGGTGTTTACAATTACTTTGCTGATAAATTTGAAGGTTCTAGCTTCCTCGATAATGTAAGTGAAACGTCAAAGCAGCATCTTGGTTTTGTACAACTACAAGAAACGCTTTCGTTTGACATGCTTGGGGATAAAAATTTGAAGGTTGGGAATATTCATAGAGGTATCAACATCATAAAGGAAAGGCTTTGTAACAAAAGAGTACTTCTCATCCTCAACGATGTTGATGAACTTGATCAGTTGGAGACGTTGGCAGGAGGGCATGAGTGGTTTGGTTTTAGCAGTAGGATCGTCATAACTACTAGAAATAAACACTTGCTAACCAGTCATGGAGTTAACGGAATACATGAAGTCAGGGGAATGGATCATGAGAGAACTCTTGAACTCTTAAGTAGGCATGCTTttaagaagaggaagaaacatCCAAAAGCTTACCTTGCGCTCTCAAATCGTCTTGTACGTTATGCTGATGGTCGTCCATTAGCTCTTGTAGTATTGGGTTCCTTCCTATGTGGTAGGACAGAAGAACTATGGCAAAGTGCAATACATAATTTGGAAACGATGCCGGACAAGAAATTGTATCAAATACTTACAATAAGTTATGATGCTTTACAGGACAATGAGAAGAGTCTCTTCCTTGATATTGCATGTTTCTTTGTTGGAGAGGAcaaatattatgttattaaaGTACTTGGAAGTAGTAATTTCTGCCCGATCATCCGAATTGATGTTCTTACAGATATGTCTCTCATAAATGTAGACTTCAATAGGAGGATAAGAATGCCCCACTTGGTAGAAGAAGTGGGTAAGGAAATTGTCTGCCAGGAATCCCCTGAAGCTGGCAAACGCAATAGATTATGGTCTCCAGATGATGTTTTTCACATTTTCTCCGAAAACACG TTTCCTACTTTGCCGTTCAATTCTGGTCTGAAACAACTTGTTATACTGAACATGCCTCATAATCATATCCACCAATTTGGCAAAGGATCCAAG AATTTTGAAAGATTGAAGGTTTTGAACCTTAGTCACTCTAAATTCTTAAGAAAAATTCCTGACCTATCAACGGCACCAAATCTAGAGAGCTTACATGTTGACCATTGTACAAGTTTAACTGATATCCATGAATCTGTTGGATTTCTTACTAAGTTGGTTATATTAGACGCTCAACACTGCAGCAATCTCAGCACTGTTCCAAGTAATCTG TCGCACTTATCAGCTTGTGGAAACCTTGTACATATTCCATCAAGCATTTATAAGCTAGTGTTTCTTGATGTCCTTGATCTTAATTATTGCACAAGTCTTTATGAGTTTCCAAACCACGTCCAAGAAATAGATGGAGATTTTGTTCTCAGCATGTCAAAGCTTCAAAATTGTAATATACCAAAAGAGGATTTTCTTGTTACTCCTTTTAGTTTTCCCTTGCTTCAACATTTGGTTCTATCGGGTAACAAGTTTGCCACTCTTCCCTCTGCCCACAAGCTTTGGAAGTTTTCAGATCTTAGTTTAGCTAATTGTATACTACTTCGGGAAATTCCAGAGCTTCCAGAAcgtcaaattaatttaaaagcaGGTGACTACGAATCATTGGTCGAAACTGTATGGAATATGATGACCAAGATAATTCCCAATGACATG GGATTCTTGAGGGACTCAGAAATTGAAGTTACGCTTCCAGGACCTAAAATTCCAGACTGGTTTAGCCATAGTCTATAA